In Limnohabitans sp. INBF002, one genomic interval encodes:
- a CDS encoding S41 family peptidase, producing MRQKFKIAGWVAIGALTGALTTVSLQTAARANMAPLPLEELQQLAAVFSMVKSDYVEPVDEKKLISDAITGMVASLDPHSQYYDKKSFKEFREGTTGRFVGVGIEITQEEGLIKIVSPIEGSPAFRGGIKSGDMITKIDDTAVKGLSLNDAVKRMRGEPGTKVMLTIYRKDENRTFPVNIIREEIKTQSVKGKVMEPGYGWIRLSQFQDRSVDDFTKKLEEIYKQEPKLKGVVLDLRNDPGGLLDAAVAVSAVFLPENINVVSTNGQLAESKFIYKASPEFYRRNGGSDPVARLHQATKGIYRTVPLVVLVNEGSASASEIVAGALQDHKRATIMGSQTFGKGSVQTVRQLGPDTALKITTARYYTPNGRSIQAKGIVPDVLLDDTAEGSPFAILRMREADLDKHLESGQGNVAKDKAQDKEREKAREEAMKRLEEESKKPNNERRPPEFGSDKDFQLEQAIKRLKGQPVLASKTQTERPAEKKEK from the coding sequence ATGCGTCAAAAATTCAAGATTGCAGGCTGGGTCGCCATCGGCGCCCTGACCGGCGCACTGACCACCGTCTCGCTGCAAACCGCTGCACGCGCCAACATGGCGCCCCTGCCGCTGGAAGAGCTGCAGCAACTCGCTGCTGTGTTCAGCATGGTCAAGAGCGACTACGTCGAGCCCGTGGACGAGAAGAAACTCATCAGCGACGCCATCACCGGCATGGTCGCCAGCCTCGACCCGCATTCGCAGTATTACGACAAGAAGTCTTTCAAAGAATTCCGCGAAGGCACCACCGGCCGCTTTGTAGGTGTGGGCATTGAGATCACGCAAGAAGAAGGTCTGATCAAAATTGTGTCGCCTATCGAGGGCTCACCCGCTTTTCGGGGTGGCATCAAGTCGGGTGACATGATCACCAAGATTGACGACACCGCTGTCAAAGGCCTGTCGCTCAATGACGCCGTCAAACGCATGCGCGGCGAGCCAGGCACCAAGGTCATGTTGACCATCTACCGCAAAGATGAAAACCGCACCTTCCCCGTGAACATCATTCGCGAGGAAATCAAGACCCAAAGCGTCAAAGGCAAAGTGATGGAACCCGGCTACGGCTGGATTCGCCTGAGTCAGTTCCAAGACCGCTCGGTGGACGACTTCACCAAGAAGCTCGAAGAAATCTACAAACAAGAACCCAAACTCAAAGGCGTGGTGCTAGACCTGCGCAACGACCCCGGTGGTTTGTTAGACGCTGCCGTGGCGGTGTCTGCCGTGTTCTTGCCTGAGAACATCAACGTGGTGTCTACCAACGGCCAATTGGCTGAGAGTAAATTTATTTACAAGGCCTCTCCCGAGTTTTACCGCCGCAACGGTGGCAGCGACCCTGTGGCCCGCTTGCACCAAGCCACAAAAGGCATTTACCGCACCGTGCCTTTGGTGGTGTTGGTGAACGAAGGCTCGGCCTCGGCCAGCGAGATCGTGGCCGGTGCTTTGCAAGACCACAAGCGCGCCACCATCATGGGCAGCCAGACCTTTGGCAAAGGCTCGGTGCAAACCGTGCGCCAGCTGGGTCCAGACACCGCTTTGAAAATCACCACGGCGCGTTACTACACGCCCAATGGCCGCAGCATCCAAGCCAAAGGCATCGTGCCGGACGTGTTGCTGGACGACACCGCAGAGGGCAGCCCCTTTGCCATCCTGCGCATGCGTGAGGCTGATTTGGACAAGCACTTGGAAAGCGGTCAAGGCAATGTCGCCAAAGACAAAGCGCAAGACAAAGAACGTGAAAAGGCCCGCGAAGAAGCCATGAAGCGTTTGGAAGAAGAATCCAAAAAACCAAACAACGAGCGT